The following are encoded in a window of Nibricoccus aquaticus genomic DNA:
- a CDS encoding class I SAM-dependent methyltransferase yields the protein MLRFLRKACDFAAYKFLRAPRGGGKPVPASALDAEYRSGHWDTFFGPEEKPRYDALVQLIARLHPSPCLLDVGCGSGRLATLLVPDRVARYTGLDLSEEGLQRARSLGLPANATFLHTDFETWPSQPTPADSSAASSSDALFDTIVFNESLGYARDPARVARAFTALLAPGGALIVSYYRSGNHEAIWRRLYRDFTFTDENVVHNPAGLTWDIKVLQLRSAA from the coding sequence ATGCTCCGCTTCCTGCGCAAAGCCTGTGACTTCGCCGCCTATAAATTTCTGCGCGCCCCGCGCGGCGGCGGCAAACCAGTCCCCGCTTCCGCACTAGACGCCGAATACCGCTCCGGTCACTGGGACACCTTTTTCGGCCCCGAAGAAAAGCCCCGCTACGACGCCCTCGTCCAACTGATCGCCCGCCTCCATCCGTCTCCCTGCCTCCTCGATGTCGGCTGCGGCAGCGGACGCCTCGCCACGCTCCTCGTCCCCGACCGCGTCGCCCGCTACACCGGCCTCGATCTCTCCGAAGAAGGCCTCCAACGCGCCCGCTCCCTCGGCCTTCCCGCCAACGCAACGTTTCTCCACACCGACTTCGAAACCTGGCCGTCTCAACCAACTCCCGCTGACTCTTCAGCAGCCAGCTCCTCCGACGCTCTCTTCGACACGATCGTCTTCAACGAATCCCTCGGCTACGCCCGCGACCCCGCCCGCGTCGCCCGCGCTTTCACTGCGCTTCTCGCTCCCGGCGGCGCTCTGATCGTCTCCTACTACCGCTCGGGAAACCACGAAGCCATCTGGCGCCGCCTGTATCGGGACTTCACCTTCACCGACGAAAACGTGGTTCACAACCCCGCCGGTCTCACATGGGATATTAAAGTGCTCCAGCTCCGCTCCGCCGCATGA
- a CDS encoding PIG-L deacetylase family protein has protein sequence MNTPPRTLKFRLRRAFSTALRLALRLRATPYRVPGHGPALVIAPHPDDESFGCGGWIARQSAAGRAIHILLLTDGSASHPGHPLKTPADIKSLRATEARAAAIALGIDSSSLHFLDLPDGQLAHLDTPTALATSRRLREFIGNLNPDEILLPCRHDRSSEHEAAFRLVATALADLPVSPRILEFPVWSWWSPSLAWRLLFSSARVYRYRFPQQHAQKLAAMAAYRSQTDPLPPQKHAALPEGFVAMFSAPEEYFFEN, from the coding sequence ATGAATACCCCGCCGCGCACGCTAAAATTCCGCCTGCGCCGCGCCTTCTCGACCGCCCTCCGTCTCGCTCTGCGACTCCGCGCCACACCGTATCGAGTTCCCGGGCACGGCCCCGCCCTCGTCATCGCCCCGCACCCCGACGACGAATCCTTCGGCTGCGGCGGCTGGATCGCTCGCCAGTCCGCCGCCGGTCGCGCCATCCACATCCTCTTACTCACCGACGGCAGCGCCTCCCACCCCGGCCATCCGCTAAAAACTCCCGCCGACATCAAATCCCTCCGCGCCACCGAAGCCCGCGCCGCCGCCATCGCTCTCGGCATCGACTCTTCCTCGCTCCATTTCCTCGACCTGCCCGACGGTCAACTCGCCCACCTCGACACGCCCACCGCCCTCGCCACCAGCCGCCGCCTCCGCGAGTTCATCGGCAACCTCAATCCCGACGAAATCCTTCTGCCCTGCCGCCACGACCGCAGCTCTGAGCACGAAGCTGCCTTCCGACTCGTCGCCACCGCCCTCGCCGATCTCCCCGTCTCACCTCGAATCCTGGAGTTCCCCGTCTGGTCTTGGTGGAGCCCGTCTCTCGCCTGGCGACTCCTCTTCTCCTCCGCCCGCGTGTACCGCTACCGCTTCCCCCAACAGCACGCGCAAAAACTCGCCGCCATGGCCGCCTACCGCTCGCAAACCGATCCGCTGCCACCGCAAAAACACGCCGCGCTCCCCGAGGGTTTCGTTGCCATGTTCTCCGCCCCCGAAGAATACTTCTTCGAAAACTGA
- a CDS encoding glycosyltransferase, which produces MPSRRRILIISSGHPCRNPRPVKEATTLAAAGYDVTLLTPSPDPALALLDKELLKGRHFRHEIVPAPHSFSQRLRQWLARRLVARGYESIHALGNPAALLRAARVNHADLVIVHNELPHWIGTRLLASGQPVAADFEDWHSEDLLPADRTHRPLKLLRATERKLLHRARYVSTTSHALADALHARYGGPRPEVLTNAFPLQPAPSVSQPSTLNSQPAPPPSFFWFSQTLGPGRGLEAFLAAWKLTTAPSRVVLLGEPVPGFEQKLLAPLSSAQRTCIRFLPLVPNAALPALIAEHDIGLALEDPAIVNRDLTITNKILQYLNAGLALVATDTAGQREVLACSPDAGLILPRIADATEHARLLDHLLADSSALLARKQAARLLAETQYCWEKESPRLLALVEKALA; this is translated from the coding sequence ATGCCCAGCCGCCGTCGCATCCTCATCATAAGCTCCGGCCACCCCTGCCGGAATCCGCGCCCGGTCAAAGAAGCCACCACGCTCGCCGCTGCCGGCTACGACGTCACCCTCCTCACCCCAAGCCCCGACCCCGCGCTCGCCCTGCTCGATAAGGAACTCCTCAAAGGCCGCCACTTTCGCCACGAGATCGTTCCCGCGCCCCACTCATTCTCGCAACGACTCCGCCAATGGCTCGCCCGCCGCTTAGTCGCGCGGGGCTACGAATCCATTCACGCTCTCGGTAACCCCGCCGCCCTCCTCCGCGCCGCCCGCGTCAACCACGCCGACCTCGTCATCGTCCACAACGAGCTCCCTCACTGGATCGGCACCCGCCTCCTTGCCTCCGGTCAGCCCGTCGCCGCCGACTTCGAAGACTGGCACTCCGAAGACCTCCTCCCCGCCGACCGCACCCACCGCCCGCTGAAACTCCTCCGCGCCACCGAACGCAAACTCCTCCACCGCGCCCGCTACGTCTCCACCACCTCCCACGCCCTCGCCGACGCCCTCCACGCCCGCTACGGCGGCCCCCGCCCCGAAGTCCTCACCAACGCCTTCCCCCTTCAGCCCGCCCCTTCCGTCTCTCAACCCTCAACCCTCAACTCTCAACCTGCTCCGCCTCCCTCCTTTTTCTGGTTCTCCCAAACCCTCGGCCCCGGCCGCGGCCTCGAAGCCTTCCTCGCCGCCTGGAAACTCACCACCGCCCCCAGCCGCGTCGTCCTCCTCGGCGAACCCGTCCCCGGCTTCGAACAAAAACTCCTCGCCCCGCTTTCCTCCGCCCAGCGCACCTGCATCCGATTTCTCCCGCTCGTCCCCAACGCCGCACTCCCCGCGCTCATCGCCGAACACGATATCGGCCTCGCCCTCGAAGACCCCGCCATCGTCAACCGCGACCTCACCATCACCAATAAAATCCTTCAATACCTCAACGCCGGCCTCGCCCTCGTTGCGACCGACACCGCCGGCCAGCGCGAAGTCCTCGCCTGCTCGCCCGACGCCGGCCTCATCCTCCCCCGCATCGCCGACGCCACCGAACACGCCCGCCTCCTCGATCACCTTCTCGCCGATTCCAGCGCCCTCCTTGCCCGCAAACAAGCCGCCCGCCTCCTAGCCGAGACCCAATACTGCTGGGAAAAAGAATCTCCCCGTCTCCTCGCCCTCGTCGAAAAAGCCCTCGCATGA